A genomic stretch from Aedes albopictus strain Foshan chromosome 2, AalbF5, whole genome shotgun sequence includes:
- the LOC109418108 gene encoding mitochondrial enolase superfamily member 1, which produces MAHSATTATNPNPSAMSDRCLNITSLEAKDIRWPTSLGAHGSDAMHTDPDYSCVYVTIHTAEGMQGYGLTFTLGRGTDIVLMAVNAMKRFVENRTTASIYQNFAKFWREITSESQLRWIGPEKGVTHLAVAAIINALWDLWAKIRGVPVWRLLTDMEPEELVSTIDFRYITDAITPKEAIALLRENKTICNDRIQDIVEGGYPAYTTQVGWLGYSDELIRSLCKKYLRAGFTAFKIKVGQDLENDIKQIGWSNRLMVDANQIWDVNTAIEWMEKLKEFQLLWIEEPTSPDDVLGHKKIAEALRKYNIGVATGEMCCNRVLFKQFLQENALEFCQIDSARIGGVNEILSVYLMAKKFGVKVCPHAGGVGLCEMVQHLQMWDYTSVSCTKQDRMVEFVDQQHEQFLHPAIINENACYVAPTAPGYSTELKQEAVAMFEYPIGTEWQRMFAEGIFKSV; this is translated from the exons ATGGCACATTCAGCGACAACGGCCACCAACCCCAACCCATCAGCAATGAGCGATAGATGTTTGAACATTACATCCCTGGAGGCGAAGGATATCCGCTGGCCAACTTCACTCGGTGCTCACGGatccgatgcgatg CATACCGATCCGGATTATTCGTGCGTTTATGTGACTATTCACACCGCAGAAGGGATGCAAGGCTATGGATTGACTTTTACTTTGG GACGCGGAACGGATATCGTCCTGATGGCGGTCAATGCAATGAAACGCTTCGTAGAAAATCGCACCACCGCGAGCATTTACCAGAATTTTGCTAAATTTTGGCGCGAAATTACCAGCGAATCCCAACTGCGATGG ATTGGACCGGAGAAAGGCGTCACCCATCTTGCAGTCGCCGCAATAATCAACGCCTTGTGGGATCTATGGGCCAAGATTCGTGGTGTCCCAGTGTGGAGACTTTTGACGGATATGGAACCGGAG GAATTAGTTTCCACAATTGATTTTCGATACATTACTGATGCCATAACACCGAAGGAAGCGATTGCATTGCTGCGTGAAAACAAAACCATATGTAATGACAGAATTCAAGACATCGTTGAAGGCGGTTATCCCGCTTATACAACTCAAGTTG GTTGGCTTGGCTACAGCGATGAGTTGATCCGCTCGTTATGCAAGAAGTACCTCCGGGCAGGATTCACGGCgtttaaaattaaagttggaCAGGATTTGGAGAACGACATTAAACAAATTGGTTGGAGCAACAGATTG ATGGTAGATGCAAACCAAATATGGGATGTGAACACCGCTATCGAATGGatggaaaaattgaaagaatttcaacTGCTGTGGATTGAGGAGCCAACATCTCCGGACGATGTCTTAGGTCACAAGAAAATAGCAGAAGCATTGAG AAAGTACAACATCGGGGTGGCTACCGGAGAAATGTGCTGTAATCGAGTTCTGTTCAAGCAGTTTTTGCAAGAAAACGCATTGGAGTTTTGCCAGATTGATTCCGCCCGAATTGGTGGCGTAAACGAAATTTTGTCGGTTTATCTGATGGCCAAAAAGTTTGGCG TGAAAGTTTGTCCTCACGCAGGTGGTGTTGGTCTGTGCGAGATGGTCCAGCACCTGCAGATGTGGGACTACACGTCGGTTTCATGTACCAAGCAAGATCGGATGGTAGAATTTGTCGATCAACAACATGAACAATTCCTTCATCCAGCGATTATCAACGAAAACGCATGCTACGTTGCTCCAACTGCGCCCGGATATTCCACCGAGTTGAAGCAGGAAGCGGTTGCGATGTTTGAATATCCAATTGGCACCGAGTGGCAAAGGATGTTTGCTGAAGGGATTTTCAAAAGTGTATaa
- the LOC109413107 gene encoding inner nuclear membrane protein Man1, whose amino-acid sequence MSSRMDNLDLLSDDELRHRLIQYGFQNLPITSNTRKLLIKKLRNHMENEKGKLRRETSFATRYSSGEESDSGDKRSAKSGRRSTTAAAGATRSTMPPPAARPASRRTTATTSSINTGISTTSSPLKNNNNNNSSNASHNKSISPGSNRSSVYISPVIINDSEEEDYSGGLRTSRVFGNASPPASALFRRTTTASPYPTPTRSSAAAPSVSPLSPLTYPSATGYRATTIGSPSRSGLDLNSSTNSNGSASSESPFVSEYTKRLLQLRGETVSHENYNNAIGTALGGGISGAGAPGGSGSNLSLNHSGAPISGNHFRSRYSTYASRYGLAGNHQNAGDAGGGNGSSGTFNENDIVTHAQPDPEPPQIPLRVAMGNLISKLDEHYGFKQTFIPCALLCLFIAFLVFVAFMYMTISTDIASTLSSIDTRYDLCDITSKDTTKCIAQSELESALDLLKLVGSELKNRVEHSKCVDSSVTYWISANEVLKLAKEHSPNVLIPQLTKHLHAMEYLIDRNPQWRINHCDQDGNEIDFVEVLRRRPTKSNYFAILKPKLPFTCMLYNKFHTFFVIIGVLGLVGIITYLVNYFLKFVLYVKQKRKNQVNMLISEIIQAVSQAANEPSDEGGVVIVNHLRDRLITPDNRRKLEWAWLEALQFLEQNESRIQFEVGNRGGEDFKMMRWIDTAPPASASRTVPGGAKKWQSPAFDNTNKIPDPPTPCLKIRQMFDKYEVNDPNLKTIVQDAILEKVGVRCKIYDIQLDRSTCCVYVRCASAKDAGIVHDEINGWWFDNRLVSIKFLRLERYLARFPRSSAGPVCLKPSNRNNSSMSQQQSVADRPPTTNPLERDDDEEEEEEEEDDLELDQEPEC is encoded by the exons ATGAGCAGCCGGATGGATAATCTGGATCTGCTGTCGGACGACGAGCTGCGGCACCGTCTGATTCAGTACGGCTTCCAGAATTTGCCCATCACCAGCAACACTCGAAAGCTGTTGATCAAGAAGCTACGCAATCACATGGAGAATGAGAAGGGCAAGCTGAGACGCGAGACGAGCTTCGCGACACGCTATTCCTCCGGCGAGGAATCCGACAGTGGAGATAAGCGTTCCGCGAAAAGCGGCCGTAGGTCGACAACAGCGGCGGCAGGTGCTACGCGGTCAACGATGCCACCTCCCGCGGCTAGGCCTGCTAGCAGAAGGACCACCGCCACCACCAGCAGCATCAATACGGGCATATCAACAACCAGCAGTCCATTGaagaataacaacaacaacaatagcaGTAATGCCAGTCATAACAAATCGATTTCTCCAGGATCCAACAGGAGTTCGGTGTACATTTCACCGGTGATTATCAACGACAGCGAAGAGGAGGACTATTCCGGAGGGCTGAGGACAAGTCGCGTTTTtg GTAATGCATCCCCACCGGCAAGCGCACTATTTCGACGCACCACAACGGCAAGCCCTTACCCGACACCAACGCGATCCTCCGCGGCTGCACCATCAGTGTCTCCTTTATCGCCATTAACGTATCCCAGTGCCACCGGATATCGGGCTACCACCATTGGTTCCCCTAGCCGGTCCGGCCTCGATCTGAACAGTTCGACTAATTCCAATGGCAGCGCATCGTCGGAATCGCCCTTCGTCAGCGAATATACCAAACGGTTACTGCAACTCCGGGGGGAAACGGTGTCGCACGAGAACTACAACAATGCCATCGGAACGGCCTTGGGCGGTGGCATTAGCGGAGCTGGTGCCCCCGGTGGTAGTGGAAGTAATCTCAGCCTGAATCACAGTGGGGCCCCAATCAGTGGGAACCATTTCCGCAGTCGGTACAGCACCTACGCCAGTCGGTATGGGCTCGCTGGGAATCACCAGAATGCAGGCGATGCGGGTGGAGGAAACGGCAGCAGCGGGACGTTTAACGAAAACGACATTGTGACACATGCTCAACCGGATCCGGAACCGCCGCAGATTCCACTGCGGGTCGCTATGGGCAATCTGATTTCGAAACTGGACGAACACTACGGATTCAAGCAGACATTTATTCCGTGTGCGCTACTGTGCCTGTTCATTGCCTTCCTGGTGTTTGTGGCCTTCATGTATATGACCATCAGTACAGACATTGCCAGCACGCTCAGTTCGATCGATACGAG GTATGATCTATGCGACATCACATCCAAGGACACCACCAAGTGTATTGCTCAGTCGGAACTGGAATCAGCGCTGGATCTCCTGAAGTTAGTTGGAAGTGAACTGAAAAACCGAGTCGAACACAGCAAATGCGTCGATTCCAGTGTGACGTACTGGATAAGCGCCAACGAAGTTCTCAAACTGGCCAAGGAGCACAGTCCGAATGTGCTGATTCCACAGCTGACGAAACATTTGCATGCCATGGAGTACCTGATCGATCGGAATCCTCAGTGGAGGATAAATCACTGTGATCAGGATGGAAACGAGATCGACTTCGTGGAAGTGCTCCGCAGAAGGCCGACCAAGAGTAACTACTTTGCCATATTGAAACCGAAGCTGCCGTTCACCTGCATGCTGTACAACAAGTTCCACACGTTCTTCGTGATCATCGGTGTTTTGGGACTGGTTGGAATAATCACATATCTGGTTAACTATTTCCTGAAGTTCGTGCTCTACGTCAAGCAGAAGCGTAAAAATCAGGTGAACATGCTGATAAGTGAAATCATTCAAGCGGTAAGCCAAGCGGCGAATGAACCTTCAGACGAAGGAGGCGTTGTAATCGTAAATCACTTACGCGATCGATTgatcacacccgacaatcgaagaAAGCTGGAATGGGCGTGGCTGGAGGCTCTTCAATTCCTGGAACAAAACGAAAGCCGAATCCAGTTCGAGGTGGGAAACCGAGGAGGGGAAGATTTCAAAATGATGCGATGGATTGACACGGCGCCACCGGCTTCAGCTAGCCGGACCGTTCCCGGTGGTGCCAAGAAGTGGCAAAGCCCGGCCTTTGACAACACCAATAAAATCCCGGATCCACCGACCCCCTGCCTGAAGATCCGTCAAATGTTCGACAAGTACGAAGTGAACGATCCCAACCTGAAAACCATCGTCCAGGATGCCATCCTGGAGAAGGTCGGAGTCCGGTGCAAAATCTACGACATCCAGCTGGACCGAAGCACCTGCTGCGTGTACGTCCGCTGCGCCTCGGCCAAGGATGCCGGAATAGTACATGACGAGATCAACGGCTGGTGGTTCGACAATCGGTTGGTGTCGATCAAATTCCTTCGGCTGGAACGCTACCTGGCACGGTTTCCACGGTCTTCGGCCGGTCCGGTTTGCCTGAAGCCCTCGAATCGCAACAATAGCTCAATGTCACAGCAACAATCGGTCGCAGATCGGCCACCAACGACGAATCCGCTGGAACGGGACGATGATGAAGAGGAAGAAGAGGAGGAAGAGGACGATCTGGAGCTCGACCAGGAGCCCGAGTGCTAA